The Tachypleus tridentatus isolate NWPU-2018 chromosome 5, ASM421037v1, whole genome shotgun sequence genome includes a window with the following:
- the LOC143250303 gene encoding uncharacterized protein LOC143250303, with amino-acid sequence MKTLAVFSVTVLLYSVVIGEEDIKSSDSQELQAEATGYGGVYSGGLGGPGGGVGGLGGGVGGLGGGVGGLGGGTGGLGGGIGGLGGGLGGLGGGTGGFVGLAVLAIPISLAAVGGGGGGLLSSGQYGAGAGVYGVGGLGGGVGSGGRGVGGLGRGVGGIGGRYGKGGIWWD; translated from the coding sequence ACCCTCGCTGTGTTTAGTGTTACTGTCCTTCTGTACTCAGTAGTTATTGGTGAAGAGGACATTAAATCTTCTGACAGTCAGGAGCTCCAAGCTGAAGCCACAGGATATGGTGGAGTATATAGTGGAGGTTTAGGGGGACCTGGAGGTGGTGTAGGAGGACTTGGAGGTGGCGTAGGAGGACTTGGAGGTGGTGTAGGAGGACTTGGAGGTGGAACAGGTGGATTAGGAGGTGGCATAGGAGGACTTGGAGGTGGGTTAGGAGGACTAGGAGGTGGTACAGGAGGTTTTGTAGGCTTAGCGGTTCTTGCTATTCCTATCTCTCTTGCGGCAGTGGGCGGTGGAGGCGGTGGATTACTTAGTAGTGGACAATACGGAGCTGGAGCAGGAGTGTATGGTGTTGGAGGACTGGGAGGAGGTGTTGGAAGTGGAGGAAGAGGTGTTGGAGGACTGGGAAGAGGTGTTGGAGGTATAGGGGGGCGTTATGGAAAAGGAGGAATTTGGTGGGACTAg